From Planctomycetota bacterium, a single genomic window includes:
- a CDS encoding O-antigen ligase family protein, producing MRSVALILWLVVCVFLTLRRPFFGAVAIMIHAILKDVLIVETYGFFNDVHFYEVLYITTVVGVLATRGDRLGEFAPRGWVDWGIVGFFLAMLLSAGVNGVSVWDHKYIDLYFKAMVLYFLLSRLTDTPQRMVITAVALVAATSHLMFLAWEKVHVGSLVYARPYWFSAQHDFGLQLVITLPLVGALIAARLEEQVRVAAAALLLVFFAFTWDSVSLASYRPALIGVLVCTLLAAAVATGQFRSVVRLALFVLIPFFVLVSLRCMSRSAYLGAGLGLAMLAWYYRRKVVVLVLAAPLVLFAVYHQTERVSARLESVWTHKLPTGEVDTSIDMRKEQMRTAMRILGANPIFGIGPRQFFLRYREWVSDEDFRGWSYTMHSVPLLILTEEGALGFIMFYGFIVLGALRDARRAVALAREAPELTDVAVVGAGAFMGFLAWAAFSLGQPAMWTINIYGTVALISAARRVTEATSVIFDDVPAPAEVEAPGLALRPAATEVLFP from the coding sequence ATGCGTTCGGTTGCACTCATCCTCTGGCTGGTGGTGTGCGTGTTCCTCACCCTGCGCCGCCCGTTCTTCGGCGCCGTGGCCATCATGATCCACGCCATCCTCAAGGACGTGCTCATCGTCGAGACATACGGGTTCTTCAACGACGTGCACTTCTACGAGGTGCTGTACATCACCACGGTCGTCGGCGTCTTGGCGACGCGCGGCGACCGCCTCGGCGAGTTCGCCCCTCGGGGATGGGTGGACTGGGGAATCGTGGGCTTCTTCCTGGCCATGCTGCTGTCGGCGGGCGTCAACGGCGTGAGTGTATGGGACCACAAGTACATTGACCTGTACTTCAAGGCGATGGTGCTGTACTTCCTGCTCTCGCGGCTCACCGACACGCCGCAGCGCATGGTCATCACGGCAGTGGCCCTGGTCGCGGCCACGAGCCATCTGATGTTCCTGGCGTGGGAGAAGGTGCACGTGGGCTCGCTGGTGTATGCGCGGCCCTACTGGTTCTCGGCCCAGCACGACTTCGGCCTTCAGCTCGTCATCACCCTGCCGCTCGTCGGCGCGCTGATTGCTGCTCGCCTCGAGGAGCAGGTTCGCGTCGCGGCGGCGGCCCTGCTACTGGTGTTCTTCGCCTTCACCTGGGATTCGGTCTCTCTGGCTTCCTATCGCCCGGCGCTCATCGGCGTCCTCGTCTGCACGCTTCTGGCCGCTGCCGTCGCCACCGGGCAGTTCCGTTCGGTGGTTCGCCTCGCCCTGTTCGTCCTGATCCCGTTCTTCGTTCTCGTGTCTCTGCGTTGCATGTCGCGCTCGGCCTATCTGGGCGCGGGCCTGGGGCTGGCGATGCTGGCCTGGTACTACCGGCGCAAGGTGGTTGTCCTCGTGCTGGCCGCGCCGCTGGTGCTCTTCGCCGTCTACCACCAGACCGAGCGGGTCTCGGCGCGCCTCGAGAGCGTGTGGACCCACAAGCTGCCGACCGGCGAGGTAGACACGTCCATCGACATGCGCAAGGAGCAGATGCGCACGGCCATGCGCATTCTGGGGGCGAACCCGATCTTCGGCATCGGGCCGCGGCAGTTCTTCCTGCGGTACCGCGAGTGGGTGAGCGATGAGGACTTCCGGGGCTGGTCCTACACCATGCACAGCGTGCCCCTGCTGATCCTCACCGAGGAGGGGGCGCTCGGCTTCATCATGTTCTATGGCTTCATCGTGCTCGGCGCGCTGCGCGATGCCCGACGCGCGGTGGCCCTGGCGCGCGAGGCGCCCGAGCTCACCGATGTGGCGGTGGTGGGCGCCGGCGCGTTCATGGGCTTCCTGGCCTGGGCCGCCTTCAGCCTGGGGCAGCCGGCGATGTGGACCATCAACATCTACGGCACCGTGGCGCTCATCTCGGCGGCCCGCCGGGTCACCGAGGCAACGTCTGTCATCTTCGACGACGTGCCGGCGCCCGCCGAGGTGGAAGCCCCGGGGCTCGCCCTCCGCCCGGCCGCCACCGAGGTGCTCTTCCCCTAG
- a CDS encoding DUF362 domain-containing protein, which yields MSKVAVLKTTPESVLDDYARLMRLADLEAHLPKGRETALKINISWHRFYPACSTTPWQLEGVIRGLVASGYPAESLYGAHNRTVVVSARKGEVANRHKPVLERYGVRNVHLYERGEKWVRYEPRGRLRVLHEIFPDGVRIPQRFIGSNIVHLPTLKTHVFTTMTGAMKNAFGGLLSERRHWTHSRIHETLVDLLLIQKEIHSGLFAVMDGTFAGDGPGPRCMVPHVKGYILASADQVAIDAIAAKMMGFDPLKLDFIRLAHEDGLGCGDPREIEVAGEDISGVNFGFHGNQNTFASRGQKLIYWGPLKFLERLLLRTFLVPWSYAASILYHDFYWYPFVGRRRVREALKTEWGQLFERY from the coding sequence ATGAGCAAGGTCGCCGTCCTCAAAACCACGCCCGAGTCCGTGCTCGACGACTATGCGCGCCTGATGCGGCTGGCGGACCTCGAGGCCCATCTGCCCAAGGGCCGCGAGACGGCGCTCAAGATCAACATCTCGTGGCACCGCTTCTACCCCGCCTGCTCGACTACGCCGTGGCAGCTCGAGGGGGTGATTCGCGGGCTCGTGGCCTCGGGGTATCCCGCCGAGAGCCTCTACGGCGCCCACAACCGCACGGTGGTCGTCAGCGCGCGAAAGGGCGAGGTGGCCAACAGGCACAAGCCCGTGCTCGAGAGGTATGGCGTCCGCAACGTCCACCTCTACGAGAGGGGCGAGAAATGGGTCCGCTACGAGCCGAGGGGCCGGCTGCGCGTGCTCCACGAGATCTTTCCCGACGGCGTGAGAATCCCCCAGCGCTTCATCGGCAGCAACATCGTGCACCTGCCGACCCTGAAGACGCACGTCTTCACCACGATGACGGGCGCGATGAAGAACGCCTTCGGCGGCCTGCTGAGCGAGCGCCGCCACTGGACCCATAGCCGCATCCACGAGACGCTGGTGGACCTCTTGCTGATTCAGAAGGAGATCCATTCGGGCCTCTTCGCCGTGATGGACGGCACGTTCGCTGGCGACGGCCCCGGCCCCCGCTGCATGGTGCCGCACGTAAAGGGCTACATCCTCGCGAGCGCCGACCAGGTCGCCATTGACGCGATTGCGGCGAAGATGATGGGCTTCGACCCGCTGAAGCTGGACTTCATCCGCCTGGCGCACGAGGACGGCCTCGGCTGCGGCGACCCGCGCGAGATCGAGGTCGCGGGCGAGGACATCTCGGGCGTGAACTTCGGCTTCCACGGCAACCAGAACACCTTCGCCAGCCGCGGGCAGAAGCTCATCTACTGGGGGCCGCTGAAGTTCCTTGAAAGGCTCTTGCTCCGCACATTCCTCGTCCCCTGGTCCTATGCCGCCTCGATCCTGTACCACGACTTCTACTGGTATCCCTTCGTGGGGCGGCGGCGTGTGCGCGAGGCCCTCAAGACCGAATGGGGGCAGCTCTTTGAGCGATACTGA
- a CDS encoding DUF2723 domain-containing protein produces the protein MSDTDRPRRNGPARDWLGPLAAGGVPLAVYLATAARHVLDGDSAVLATQAYRLGLAQPPGYPLMALLGKAVTTCLPLGTLAWRAHAVAALAAAGSLALGYALLRRWGVARAVAVLAAWLLGFSPLFWSQALHANPYIVAVAAALGVMLLLDLWAQRGGLRLLGAAAFVYGLGMGGHPSLALYLPAVGLFAVLHLRRQGWRRALVGGLVGVAAAAAGCAIWLTYDLYYLVTTAPASGGESLGTRLAALLTASGSPSDWRQFFTGVAAADYPAQLALHATRAIAELSPVGALLAFAGAIALGRRRWDVLLLVGLGYLAQMNFAATLRHWHHYDVYRLPCHAVEALLMGVGLDLAWARVSVARWRAVALAAAAALVLGPPYAALALSPAGPLRHVTPRSPWRGEFARLGHLDGLGALGCAEQGATVVANYGPYGTLRFLREVEGAGVGVRLEAGFGPGGERLRALLAGGAPVYAYLRRDETAAREGLTRRFEMRETLPGALHTLERVLSRRVGKE, from the coding sequence TTGAGCGATACTGACCGCCCTCGGCGCAACGGCCCCGCTCGCGATTGGCTCGGCCCCCTGGCCGCCGGCGGGGTGCCGCTGGCCGTGTATCTGGCGACCGCGGCACGGCACGTGCTCGATGGCGACTCGGCCGTCCTCGCGACCCAGGCGTACCGTCTGGGGCTGGCTCAGCCGCCGGGCTATCCGCTGATGGCCCTGCTGGGCAAAGCGGTGACTACGTGCCTGCCGCTCGGCACGCTGGCGTGGCGGGCCCACGCGGTGGCCGCGCTGGCCGCGGCCGGGAGCCTGGCCCTCGGCTACGCCCTCCTGCGGCGGTGGGGCGTCGCGCGCGCCGTGGCCGTGCTGGCGGCCTGGCTGCTGGGCTTTTCGCCGCTGTTCTGGAGCCAGGCGCTGCACGCCAACCCCTACATCGTCGCGGTGGCGGCGGCGCTCGGGGTGATGCTGCTGCTCGACCTGTGGGCTCAGCGTGGCGGGCTGCGGCTCCTGGGCGCCGCGGCATTCGTGTACGGGCTAGGCATGGGCGGCCACCCGAGCCTGGCCCTCTACCTGCCCGCCGTGGGCCTCTTCGCGGTGCTCCACCTGCGCCGCCAAGGCTGGCGCCGCGCGCTCGTGGGGGGCCTGGTGGGCGTGGCCGCTGCGGCGGCAGGGTGCGCGATATGGCTGACGTACGACCTCTACTACCTGGTCACCACGGCTCCCGCCTCGGGAGGCGAGAGCCTGGGCACGCGGCTGGCGGCGCTGCTGACCGCGTCGGGTTCGCCGTCCGACTGGCGGCAGTTCTTCACCGGCGTGGCCGCAGCCGATTACCCGGCGCAACTAGCGCTGCACGCGACGCGGGCCATTGCCGAGCTGTCGCCGGTGGGCGCCCTGCTGGCGTTCGCGGGGGCGATCGCCCTGGGGCGCCGGCGCTGGGACGTCCTGCTCCTCGTGGGCCTGGGCTATCTGGCGCAGATGAACTTCGCCGCCACGCTGCGGCACTGGCACCACTACGATGTCTACCGCCTGCCGTGCCACGCGGTTGAGGCTCTGCTGATGGGGGTGGGGCTGGACCTCGCGTGGGCGCGCGTGAGTGTGGCTCGATGGCGCGCGGTGGCCCTGGCCGCGGCCGCGGCGCTCGTGCTCGGCCCGCCCTATGCCGCATTGGCGTTGTCCCCCGCGGGCCCGCTGCGGCACGTGACCCCGCGGAGCCCCTGGCGGGGCGAGTTTGCGCGCCTCGGCCATCTCGACGGCCTGGGCGCGCTGGGTTGCGCAGAGCAGGGAGCGACAGTTGTGGCGAACTACGGCCCCTATGGGACTCTTCGCTTTCTCCGAGAGGTCGAGGGCGCGGGCGTCGGGGTGCGCCTGGAGGCCGGCTTCGGCCCCGGCGGCGAGCGCTTGCGGGCGCTGCTCGCGGGCGGCGCCCCCGTGTATGCCTATCTGCGGCGCGACGAGACCGCCGCGCGCGAGGGCCTGACCAGGCGCTTCGAGATGCGCGAGACACTGCCCGGCGCACTCCACACGCTCGAGCGGGTGCTCTCGCGCCGCGTTGGGAAGGAGTAG
- a CDS encoding glycosyltransferase family 2 protein — translation MEPIRPQLSIVIPAYNESADIEAAIEAATAFLAQSRTPGEVIVVDDGSTDDTAALTARYAASQPAVRLLRNGRNRGKGYSVRRGVLEARGEVILFSDADESTPFSEAPKLLAPIAAGAADVAIGSRALRESRLELPQPWMRRVMGWVFRNLVRLLVMRGIRDTQCGFKAFRAAAAREVFPRQTLEGFAFDVEVLFIARKLGYHIVEVPVRWLDSHDSRVRPLRDPVRMFLDLLRIRLRAWRGAYAEAPRS, via the coding sequence GTGGAGCCCATCCGGCCGCAGCTATCCATCGTCATCCCCGCCTACAACGAGAGCGCGGACATCGAGGCCGCGATCGAGGCCGCCACGGCATTCCTGGCGCAGAGCCGCACGCCGGGCGAGGTGATTGTGGTGGACGACGGTAGCACGGACGACACGGCGGCCCTCACGGCCCGTTACGCAGCGTCGCAACCCGCGGTGCGGCTGCTGCGCAACGGCCGCAACCGCGGCAAGGGCTACTCCGTGCGCCGCGGCGTGCTCGAGGCGCGCGGCGAGGTGATCCTCTTCAGCGACGCCGACGAATCCACCCCGTTCAGCGAAGCGCCCAAGCTGCTCGCGCCGATCGCCGCAGGGGCCGCCGACGTGGCGATCGGCTCCCGCGCCCTGCGCGAGTCGCGGCTCGAGCTGCCGCAGCCCTGGATGCGGCGGGTCATGGGCTGGGTGTTCCGCAACCTGGTGCGGCTGCTCGTGATGCGCGGCATCCGCGACACCCAGTGCGGATTCAAGGCCTTCCGGGCCGCCGCGGCCCGCGAGGTGTTCCCCCGCCAGACGCTCGAGGGCTTCGCCTTTGACGTCGAGGTGCTTTTCATCGCACGCAAGTTAGGCTATCATATTGTCGAGGTGCCGGTCCGCTGGCTCGACTCGCACGACTCGCGGGTGCGCCCGCTGCGCGACCCCGTGCGGATGTTCCTGGACCTCTTGCGCATCCGGCTGCGGGCGTGGCGCGGCGCGTACGCCGAGGCCCCGAGGAGTTGA
- a CDS encoding decaprenyl-phosphate phosphoribosyltransferase, with amino-acid sequence MSTEALVAARGGLWLALAAALRPHQWTKNLLVFAALLFAKRFLGPGAERFILLSVAAFALFCAASSASYLLNDVCDAERDRAHPLKRRRPVASGALPARVALLASGLLAAGAVAGGFALGVGFGLAVAAYLALQVAYSLALKHVVILDVLCIAASFVLRAGAGALAIEVEFSHWLLICAALLALFLALAKRRHELVEVADAVNHRLSLAGYSPQMLDQMIAVVTASTLMAYALYTIDRETVAKFGTDNLKYTLPFVLYGIFRYLYLVYSKREGGSPARHLLTDKPLLLTVFLYAVASAWIIWRWGGQGGMP; translated from the coding sequence ATGAGCACTGAGGCATTGGTGGCTGCGCGGGGTGGGCTGTGGCTGGCGCTGGCGGCGGCGCTGCGGCCGCATCAGTGGACGAAGAATCTGCTGGTCTTCGCGGCGCTGTTGTTTGCCAAGAGGTTCCTGGGCCCAGGGGCCGAGCGGTTCATTCTGCTGAGCGTGGCGGCGTTCGCGCTCTTCTGTGCCGCGTCGAGCGCGAGCTACCTGCTGAACGACGTGTGCGACGCGGAGCGCGACCGGGCGCACCCGCTGAAGCGGCGGCGCCCCGTGGCGAGCGGTGCGCTGCCGGCGCGGGTGGCGCTGTTGGCGTCGGGGCTCCTGGCCGCGGGCGCCGTCGCCGGGGGCTTCGCCCTCGGCGTGGGGTTCGGGCTGGCGGTGGCGGCCTATCTCGCGCTCCAGGTCGCCTACTCGCTGGCGCTGAAGCACGTGGTGATCCTCGACGTGTTGTGCATCGCGGCGAGCTTCGTGCTGCGCGCGGGAGCGGGGGCGCTGGCAATCGAGGTCGAGTTCTCGCACTGGCTGCTGATCTGCGCGGCGCTGCTCGCGCTGTTCCTGGCCCTCGCGAAGCGGCGGCACGAGCTGGTCGAGGTGGCCGACGCCGTGAACCACCGCCTGAGCCTGGCCGGCTACAGCCCGCAGATGCTGGACCAGATGATCGCGGTCGTCACCGCCTCGACGCTGATGGCCTACGCCCTCTACACGATCGATCGGGAAACCGTGGCGAAGTTCGGCACCGACAACCTCAAGTACACGCTCCCCTTCGTTCTCTACGGCATTTTCCGCTATCTCTATCTCGTCTACTCGAAGCGCGAGGGCGGCAGCCCGGCACGCCACCTGCTCACCGACAAGCCGCTGCTCCTCACGGTCTTCCTCTACGCCGTTGCCAGCGCCTGGATCATCTGGCGCTGGGGAGGGCAGGGGGGCATGCCATGA
- a CDS encoding oligosaccharide flippase family protein produces MADNLRQAAISGAKWRVFTIYTTQAVQVVGAFALAWLLDKNDYGLLDAAMVVISLIRAATSLGMHYAIIQRRDRVQEAVDTGFILLLGAAALSYLVLAVVAPFTKVYALDPALLWALGLLFFLRPAATVTEGAFYRGFHFRRLFVVETASAVMGTGLAIGLAWAIPHGQRHWALAIAGLAREGLRALLGWAISPLRPRLRFDRTVARELLHFNKYLWAATVVMVLYETVGRQTLVELLSVGALGLYHFASTWVSRLGEISETIFGSVAISVYAKVQDDVPRLRESYCRIVRLSALFSTALLAGLVLVASEAVPLAFPLRWLPSVPIFHVLGLFYIVRAIDTTTGQLYVAVGKPRYNLWLGVVNLGVVMATVVPFVVWRGAVGAAFSLLLARLVTLGCNALVLRRVLQCSLADLAGVVMPALKAALVMATVVSAGLLGAHRAWGLVGWAPLLAVAGLGALSYGATIFLWERALFREMIGLLRDALRGRRARPDGLAP; encoded by the coding sequence ATGGCCGACAATCTGCGACAAGCGGCGATCAGCGGCGCGAAGTGGCGCGTCTTCACCATCTACACCACCCAGGCGGTGCAGGTGGTGGGCGCGTTCGCGCTGGCCTGGCTGCTGGACAAGAACGACTACGGCCTGCTCGACGCGGCGATGGTGGTGATCAGCCTCATCCGCGCGGCCACCAGCCTGGGCATGCACTACGCGATCATCCAGCGCCGCGACCGCGTGCAGGAGGCGGTGGACACGGGGTTCATCCTGCTCCTGGGCGCCGCGGCGCTGAGCTACCTGGTTCTGGCCGTGGTGGCGCCGTTCACGAAGGTCTATGCGCTCGACCCCGCGTTGCTGTGGGCGTTGGGCCTGCTGTTCTTCCTGCGCCCCGCGGCGACCGTTACCGAGGGCGCCTTCTACCGGGGCTTCCACTTCCGGCGGCTGTTCGTGGTGGAGACGGCGAGCGCCGTGATGGGCACGGGGCTGGCCATCGGGCTGGCCTGGGCGATTCCGCACGGGCAGCGCCACTGGGCGCTGGCGATCGCCGGCCTGGCGCGCGAGGGCCTGCGCGCGCTCCTGGGGTGGGCCATCAGCCCGCTGCGCCCGCGGCTGCGGTTCGACCGCACGGTGGCCCGGGAGCTGCTGCACTTCAACAAGTACCTCTGGGCCGCCACCGTGGTGATGGTGCTGTACGAGACCGTCGGGCGGCAGACGCTTGTGGAACTGCTGTCGGTGGGCGCGCTGGGCCTCTACCACTTCGCCTCCACCTGGGTGTCGCGGCTGGGCGAGATCAGCGAGACGATTTTCGGCAGCGTGGCGATCTCGGTCTACGCGAAGGTGCAGGACGATGTGCCGCGGCTGCGCGAGAGCTACTGCCGCATCGTGCGGCTCTCGGCCCTCTTCTCCACGGCGCTGCTGGCCGGGCTGGTGCTGGTGGCGAGCGAGGCCGTGCCGCTGGCGTTTCCGCTGCGCTGGCTGCCGAGCGTGCCGATCTTCCACGTGCTCGGGCTCTTCTACATCGTGCGGGCGATTGACACGACGACCGGGCAGCTCTACGTCGCCGTGGGAAAGCCCCGCTACAACCTGTGGCTCGGCGTGGTGAACCTGGGGGTGGTGATGGCCACGGTGGTGCCGTTCGTGGTGTGGAGGGGCGCAGTGGGAGCGGCGTTTTCGCTGCTGCTCGCGCGCCTCGTGACGCTGGGCTGCAACGCCCTCGTGCTCCGGCGGGTGTTGCAGTGTTCGCTGGCGGATCTGGCGGGGGTGGTGATGCCCGCGCTGAAGGCGGCCCTGGTGATGGCCACGGTGGTGAGCGCGGGGCTCTTGGGCGCCCATCGGGCCTGGGGGCTGGTGGGCTGGGCGCCGCTGCTCGCCGTGGCGGGCCTGGGCGCGCTGAGCTATGGCGCGACAATCTTCCTCTGGGAGCGGGCGCTGTTTCGGGAGATGATCGGCCTCCTGCGGGACGCGCTCCGCGGCAGAAGGGCACGACCCGATGGCCTGGCCCCGTGA
- a CDS encoding GDP-mannose 4,6-dehydratase, which produces MRYLVTGGAGFIGSHLAEALLAAGGEVYVVDDLSTGRAANIEPLKAESRFHYCIDSVMNGPLVAELVDEADVVFHLAAAVGVFLVVESPVRTIETNVRGTETVLHHAAKKKRKVLLASTSEVYGSTMSARFREDDDLVLGPPTQGRWSYACSKALDEFLALAYHRERGLPVVIARLFNTVGPRQTGRYGMVIPRFVSQALAGGPITVYGDGTQTRAFCHVSDTVRALMGLAADERAVGQVFNVGSDAELTINELAERVQRVVNPRAAIAHVPYDEAYAPGFRDMLRRVPDISKLREFLGFEPSLSIERIIASVRDHIAAHGDR; this is translated from the coding sequence GTGCGGTACCTGGTGACAGGCGGCGCCGGCTTCATCGGCTCCCACCTGGCCGAGGCGCTCCTGGCCGCCGGCGGCGAGGTCTACGTGGTGGACGACCTCTCGACCGGCCGCGCGGCCAACATCGAGCCGCTGAAGGCCGAATCCCGCTTCCACTACTGCATCGACTCTGTGATGAACGGCCCGCTGGTGGCCGAGCTGGTGGACGAGGCCGACGTGGTGTTCCACCTCGCCGCGGCCGTAGGCGTGTTCCTCGTCGTCGAAAGCCCCGTGCGCACCATCGAGACCAATGTCCGCGGCACCGAGACCGTGTTGCACCATGCGGCCAAGAAGAAGCGCAAGGTGCTCCTCGCCTCCACCTCCGAGGTCTACGGCAGCACCATGAGCGCCCGTTTCCGCGAGGACGACGACCTCGTGCTCGGCCCGCCCACCCAGGGGCGGTGGAGCTACGCCTGCTCGAAGGCGCTCGACGAATTCCTCGCGCTCGCCTACCACCGCGAGCGCGGGCTGCCCGTCGTCATCGCCCGCCTGTTCAACACCGTGGGGCCGCGGCAAACGGGGCGTTATGGCATGGTCATCCCCCGCTTCGTCTCCCAGGCCCTGGCCGGAGGGCCGATCACGGTCTACGGCGACGGCACGCAGACGCGCGCCTTCTGCCACGTGAGCGACACGGTGCGCGCCCTGATGGGCCTCGCGGCCGACGAGCGCGCCGTGGGGCAGGTCTTCAACGTCGGCAGCGACGCGGAGCTCACCATCAACGAGCTCGCGGAGCGCGTGCAGCGCGTGGTCAACCCTCGGGCCGCCATCGCCCACGTGCCCTACGACGAGGCCTATGCCCCGGGCTTCCGCGACATGCTGCGGCGCGTGCCCGACATCAGCAAGCTCCGCGAGTTCCTGGGGTTCGAGCCCTCGCTGTCCATCGAACGCATCATCGCCAGCGTGCGCGACCACATCGCGGCTCACGGTGACCGGTGA
- a CDS encoding DUF2334 domain-containing protein, producing MRDAMADSRIVVVLRYDDYSASRGERDRSKDDIERRLLDAAVRRGVPLTLGVVPLLEGRWALGDDAAKLGALREGVRTGCAEAALHGYTHEALARVGNRDSEFAGLPAAQQAERLRAGKARLDEWLGVPATSFIPPWNAADAATGAALAEAGFEVLSASLVEPRVEPAVVALPHTCGLPQVRRAIRGLARHPGPAIVVCTCHEFSFAESAHPLARTYGKLSLAQFEALLAWCQGRPGVGFLTMTQAARTYREPLLDGRVDEAREVWRLLLGLRRVPVAGRWARGRWTPLALARPGWHARGARGAARLARWFGTS from the coding sequence GTGCGTGATGCGATGGCCGACAGCCGAATCGTCGTCGTGCTCCGCTACGACGACTACAGCGCGAGCCGCGGCGAGCGCGACAGGAGCAAGGACGACATCGAGCGCCGGCTGCTCGACGCGGCCGTTCGGCGGGGCGTGCCGCTGACGCTGGGCGTGGTGCCGCTCCTGGAGGGCCGCTGGGCGCTGGGCGACGATGCGGCGAAGCTCGGCGCCCTTCGCGAGGGCGTGCGGACTGGCTGCGCGGAGGCGGCGCTGCACGGCTACACGCACGAGGCCCTCGCGCGCGTGGGCAATCGGGACTCGGAGTTTGCGGGCCTTCCGGCGGCGCAGCAGGCCGAGCGGTTGCGGGCCGGCAAGGCGCGGCTCGACGAGTGGCTGGGCGTGCCGGCGACCAGCTTCATCCCGCCCTGGAACGCGGCGGACGCGGCCACGGGCGCGGCGCTGGCCGAGGCGGGCTTCGAGGTGCTCTCGGCCAGCCTCGTCGAGCCGCGGGTCGAGCCCGCCGTCGTCGCCTTGCCCCACACGTGCGGCCTGCCGCAGGTGCGCCGCGCGATTCGCGGGCTGGCGCGACACCCCGGGCCGGCCATCGTGGTCTGCACGTGCCACGAGTTCAGCTTCGCCGAGAGCGCGCACCCGCTGGCCCGGACCTATGGCAAGCTGAGCCTGGCGCAATTCGAGGCCCTGCTCGCGTGGTGCCAGGGGCGGCCGGGCGTCGGGTTCCTGACAATGACTCAGGCCGCGCGCACGTACCGGGAGCCGCTGCTGGACGGACGGGTGGACGAGGCGCGGGAGGTGTGGCGACTGCTCCTGGGCCTCCGGCGCGTGCCCGTGGCGGGCCGATGGGCGCGAGGACGCTGGACGCCGCTGGCCCTGGCCCGGCCCGGCTGGCACGCGCGCGGGGCGCGGGGCGCGGCGCGGCTGGCCCGATGGTTTGGGACCTCCTGA
- a CDS encoding class I SAM-dependent methyltransferase, with translation MAWPREHAKAAGCPLCAGSERRLLVTKNGCDVVRCRGCGLVHVWPQPPREALEALYSSGEYHTEVNEAERRRTFARRLREIEALAPARGRLLDVGCSKGYFIEAARASGWQATGVEVNRRAVEEARARGLDVRPGDLSGQGFGDASFDAVTLFDVLEHVGDPRALLAECRRLLRPGGLLVVTTPDVGGLVPRVTYGLFALTLGAWGHPTPPGHLVEFSRRTLRRALAEAGFEVVRERSEHIPVAYAAGKLENSIMDVLAGRHRQGAVGGGPSAAGRRPAAGGRRTSFLRGLPRCGARAVSWLVVGLTGLTARAVGWGDSVWVIGRARE, from the coding sequence ATGGCCTGGCCCCGTGAGCATGCGAAGGCTGCCGGCTGCCCGTTGTGCGCGGGCTCGGAGCGGCGGCTCCTGGTGACGAAGAACGGCTGCGATGTGGTGCGCTGCCGCGGCTGCGGCCTCGTGCACGTGTGGCCCCAGCCGCCGCGCGAGGCGCTCGAGGCCCTCTATTCCTCGGGCGAGTACCACACGGAGGTGAACGAGGCCGAGCGCCGCCGCACCTTCGCGCGGCGGCTGCGCGAGATCGAGGCGCTGGCGCCGGCGCGCGGGCGCCTGCTCGATGTCGGCTGCTCGAAGGGCTATTTCATCGAGGCGGCGCGGGCGAGCGGCTGGCAGGCGACGGGCGTGGAGGTGAACCGCCGAGCCGTCGAGGAGGCCCGGGCGAGGGGACTCGACGTCCGCCCCGGCGACCTGTCGGGGCAAGGGTTCGGCGACGCAAGCTTCGATGCGGTGACGCTCTTCGACGTGCTGGAGCACGTGGGCGACCCGCGAGCGCTGTTGGCCGAGTGTCGCCGGCTGCTGCGGCCGGGCGGGCTGCTGGTGGTGACGACGCCCGATGTGGGCGGCCTGGTGCCGCGGGTGACCTACGGCCTCTTCGCCCTCACGCTGGGCGCCTGGGGGCACCCGACGCCTCCCGGGCACCTGGTCGAGTTCTCGCGGCGCACGCTGCGGCGGGCGCTGGCCGAGGCGGGCTTCGAGGTTGTCCGCGAGCGCTCCGAGCACATCCCCGTGGCCTATGCCGCGGGGAAGCTGGAGAACTCGATCATGGATGTGCTTGCGGGGCGGCACCGGCAGGGGGCCGTCGGCGGGGGGCCGTCCGCAGCGGGTCGTCGGCCGGCGGCCGGCGGCCGACGGACATCATTCCTCCGGGGCCTGCCGCGGTGCGGGGCGCGCGCGGTGTCGTGGCTGGTCGTCGGCCTGACGGGGCTGACAGCGCGGGCCGTGGGATGGGGCGACTCCGTTTGGGTGATCGGGAGGGCCAGGGAGTGA